Proteins encoded in a region of the Verrucomicrobiota bacterium genome:
- a CDS encoding DUF1553 domain-containing protein, with protein MMHSIRVLIIGGITVLSATAVALLAGESPRFNRDIRPILADACYACHGPDGNTRKADLRLDHAEGAARIKEGRQAIVPGNPQASELLRRLRTEDPDDAMPPVKTGKKLTAAQIDLIEQWIKAGARYESHWSFVPVVRPELPGPAPSSGNPIDHFIEDKLRREGLGLSPEADRRTLIRRLSFDLTGLPPSAEEVDRFVRSRDARAYERLVGRFLASPHYGERMAMPWLDLVRYADTIGYHGDVPYSVWPYRDYVIRAFNDNVSFDRFTREQLAGDLLPNTSLRERTASAYNRLLRISTEGGVQDKEFLAKYASDRVRTTSTVWMGLTLACAECHDHKFDPLTARDFYRFAAFFSDLKEKGFYDKGFSENDWGSYVRLATPDQKAALGRLEQEMALVRSELDGVTDAALEKERQVWEQQVLALDRLGLLAWTTQAPLTARSLHGAMLTIGTNQSVTAGGEAPDRDVYEVTFRPGPGIWHALRLETLVDEMFPGNRIARGGITYAVTDFSLEILGEQGGPRERVEFIHVSADAQGEGHPALAMIDDDRASGWAITAGHSREHQAAFRFSRPLVTGPETTLRVRIAQESDWRRATIGRFRLGLSNLPRPGHEKSTIPEEVLKVIKTEPKERKEDQVQSLARYYRKVAPDLEKWHWRLARLQAGHGRLAASIPATLVSEAVARPRDTRILPRGNWMDDSGEKVSPGLPEFLGFSQAEGRSLSRVQLAEWLTSRENPLTSRAFVNRVWRQFFGAGLTRTPEDLGTQGDWPSHPELLDWLAAEFMEPSAVTLGGVGKEKPRAWDVKHLVRLIVTSRTYRQSAAPRPEAAERDPENRWLARQNRFRLEAELIRDNALAISGLLEPEIGGASVFPYQPEGYYSALNFPKREYVHSRREALYRRGMYTHWQRTFLHPALMAFDAPSREECTAARTISNTPLQALVLLNEPAQVEAARSFAERMLGRGGSQEAKLGWGWQCATGRPPTARELKVLQALLESERQRFAVDEASAAILVSVGDSEVHSRKPAGELASWTTVARAMLNLHETVTRP; from the coding sequence ATGATGCATTCGATTCGAGTCCTCATTATTGGGGGAATCACGGTGTTGTCCGCCACTGCGGTTGCCCTGCTGGCCGGCGAGTCTCCTCGATTCAATCGGGATATCAGGCCGATTTTGGCGGACGCTTGTTATGCCTGCCACGGTCCTGATGGCAACACGCGCAAGGCTGATTTGAGGCTTGACCATGCCGAGGGGGCGGCTCGGATCAAGGAAGGAAGGCAAGCGATCGTGCCGGGGAATCCGCAAGCGAGCGAATTGCTGAGGCGGCTTCGCACTGAGGATCCGGACGATGCCATGCCCCCGGTGAAGACGGGGAAGAAGCTGACGGCGGCGCAAATCGACCTGATCGAGCAATGGATCAAAGCCGGGGCTCGTTACGAGTCCCACTGGTCCTTCGTTCCCGTGGTGCGTCCGGAACTCCCCGGTCCCGCGCCAAGCTCCGGAAATCCCATTGATCATTTTATCGAGGACAAGTTGCGGCGTGAAGGGTTGGGGCTTTCCCCGGAAGCGGATCGCCGGACCTTGATTCGGCGGCTGAGTTTTGATTTGACGGGACTGCCGCCGAGTGCGGAGGAGGTGGACCGATTCGTCCGGTCGCGGGACGCGCGGGCATATGAGAGGCTGGTGGGGCGGTTCCTGGCCTCGCCTCATTATGGTGAGCGCATGGCGATGCCCTGGTTGGATTTGGTTCGTTATGCGGACACCATCGGCTATCACGGTGACGTGCCCTATTCCGTGTGGCCCTACCGGGACTATGTGATCCGCGCGTTCAACGACAATGTGTCCTTCGATCGATTTACCCGGGAGCAATTGGCGGGTGATTTGTTGCCGAACACCTCGTTACGGGAGAGGACGGCATCGGCCTACAATCGGCTGCTGAGGATCAGCACGGAGGGGGGAGTGCAGGACAAGGAATTCCTGGCCAAGTACGCCTCGGATCGGGTTCGCACGACATCCACGGTATGGATGGGGCTGACGCTGGCGTGCGCCGAGTGTCACGATCACAAGTTCGACCCATTGACGGCGCGCGATTTTTACCGATTTGCGGCCTTTTTTTCGGATCTCAAGGAGAAGGGATTTTACGACAAGGGTTTTTCGGAGAACGATTGGGGGAGCTATGTGAGGCTGGCGACTCCGGATCAGAAGGCGGCTTTGGGGAGGCTTGAGCAGGAGATGGCGTTGGTGCGGTCCGAGTTGGATGGAGTGACCGACGCCGCTTTGGAAAAGGAGCGGCAGGTTTGGGAACAGCAGGTGCTGGCGCTCGACCGGCTCGGGCTGTTGGCCTGGACGACGCAGGCGCCGTTGACGGCCCGGTCCTTGCACGGCGCGATGCTGACGATTGGCACCAATCAGTCGGTCACGGCGGGCGGAGAGGCGCCGGATCGGGATGTCTATGAAGTGACCTTTCGTCCGGGGCCGGGGATTTGGCACGCGCTCCGGCTGGAAACACTCGTGGACGAGATGTTTCCGGGCAATCGCATTGCGCGGGGCGGCATCACGTACGCGGTGACTGATTTTTCGTTGGAGATCCTGGGTGAGCAGGGCGGGCCGCGTGAGCGTGTGGAATTCATCCATGTTTCGGCGGATGCTCAAGGCGAAGGCCATCCCGCCCTGGCGATGATTGACGATGATCGTGCGTCCGGCTGGGCCATTACGGCGGGCCATTCTCGGGAGCATCAAGCGGCATTCAGATTCTCTCGTCCCTTGGTGACGGGGCCTGAGACGACTTTGCGCGTTCGCATCGCCCAGGAATCTGATTGGCGGCGGGCGACCATCGGTCGATTTCGATTGGGTTTATCCAATCTGCCGCGGCCTGGGCACGAGAAATCGACGATTCCTGAGGAAGTGTTGAAGGTGATCAAGACGGAGCCCAAGGAGAGAAAGGAGGATCAAGTTCAAAGTCTGGCCAGGTATTATCGCAAGGTGGCGCCGGATTTGGAGAAGTGGCATTGGCGTTTGGCGCGACTGCAGGCCGGCCATGGCAGGCTGGCGGCATCGATTCCGGCGACGTTAGTCAGCGAGGCGGTGGCGCGACCGCGGGACACACGCATTTTGCCTCGCGGCAATTGGATGGACGACTCGGGGGAGAAGGTGAGCCCTGGACTGCCCGAGTTTTTAGGGTTTTCCCAAGCGGAGGGACGATCCTTGTCGAGGGTTCAGTTGGCGGAGTGGCTGACGTCCAGGGAGAATCCTTTGACTTCGCGGGCGTTTGTGAATCGGGTTTGGCGCCAGTTTTTTGGCGCGGGTCTGACCCGGACGCCGGAGGACTTGGGGACGCAGGGCGATTGGCCGAGTCATCCTGAGTTGCTGGACTGGCTGGCGGCGGAATTCATGGAGCCGTCCGCCGTGACTTTGGGCGGGGTGGGGAAGGAGAAGCCGCGTGCGTGGGACGTGAAGCATCTGGTGCGGCTGATTGTGACGTCGCGAACCTACCGTCAATCGGCGGCGCCGAGGCCTGAAGCGGCGGAGCGGGATCCGGAGAATCGCTGGCTGGCCCGGCAGAACCGGTTTCGATTGGAGGCGGAGCTGATCCGTGACAACGCGCTGGCCATTTCGGGATTGCTGGAGCCTGAGATTGGCGGGGCGAGTGTGTTTCCGTATCAACCCGAGGGTTACTATTCCGCGCTGAACTTTCCGAAGAGGGAGTATGTGCATAGCCGGCGGGAAGCGCTTTACCGGCGCGGGATGTACACCCACTGGCAGAGGACTTTCCTGCATCCTGCGCTGATGGCCTTTGACGCGCCTTCCCGCGAGGAATGCACGGCGGCGCGGACGATCTCCAACACTCCATTGCAAGCGCTGGTGTTATTGAACGAGCCGGCTCAAGTCGAGGCGGCGCGGTCGTTCGCGGAGCGAATGTTGGGTCGTGGCGGGTCGCAGGAGGCCAAGCTGGGTTGGGGATGGCAATGTGCGACCGGGCGGCCTCCGACGGCTCGCGAGTTGAAAGTGCTGCAGGCGTTGCTGGAATCGGAGCGCCAGCGTTTTGCCGTGGATGAAGCTTCGGCGGCGATTTTGGTCAGCGTAGGTGACAGCGAGGTGCATTCGAGGAAGCCGGCGGGTGAACTGGCCTCGTGGACCACGGTGGCGCGGGCGATGTTGAATTTGCACGAGACCGTTACCAGGCCGTGA
- a CDS encoding DUF1501 domain-containing protein, which produces MKMPASPAAATRRHFLHRSAMGLGGLALASLIDDKTFAAAGSATRGLHHIPRAKRVIYLFMAGGPSQLELFDYKPRLNSLHGKPIPDSYLEGKRFAFMDTSFKQRSTLLGSRRIFQPTSIDGLWISDLLPQIAGVARHLTFVRSCATDLFNHAPAKLFMNAGSGQFGRPSLGAWVSYGLGSESQDLPGFVVLQSGPRGPRGGPANWTHGFLPSIHQGVPLRSTGDPILHLSAPEDLASAGQRRALDTLRELNLARMIETGDPEIATRIANYELAFRMQTSAPEFADLQGESPATLQLYGVDRDRPSFARNCLLARRLAERGVRFIQLYHADWDSHGAPGQTLEEDLVKVAHEVDQPCAALIRDLHARGMLDDTLVIWGGEFGRTPMGEVRERTGRNHHIEAFTMWFAGGGMKAGAVVGETDELGFHAVQDRAHVHDLHATLLHLLGIDHERLTFRFQGRDFRLTDVHGDLLPKLMA; this is translated from the coding sequence ATGAAGATGCCCGCTTCACCCGCTGCCGCCACCCGCCGGCATTTCCTCCACCGCAGCGCCATGGGCCTGGGCGGCCTCGCGCTCGCTTCCCTGATCGACGACAAAACCTTCGCCGCTGCGGGCTCAGCGACGCGCGGCCTTCATCACATCCCGCGGGCCAAACGCGTGATCTACCTCTTCATGGCCGGAGGACCTTCGCAACTCGAACTCTTCGACTATAAACCCAGGCTCAACAGCCTCCACGGCAAACCCATTCCCGATTCCTACCTCGAAGGCAAACGGTTCGCCTTCATGGACACCTCCTTCAAACAACGCAGCACGCTCCTGGGCTCACGCCGAATCTTTCAGCCCACTTCCATCGACGGACTTTGGATCAGCGACCTGCTCCCGCAAATCGCCGGCGTCGCCCGCCACCTCACTTTCGTCCGCTCCTGCGCCACGGACCTCTTCAACCATGCTCCCGCCAAGCTGTTCATGAACGCCGGGTCCGGTCAGTTCGGACGCCCCAGCCTCGGCGCCTGGGTCAGTTACGGTCTCGGCAGCGAAAGCCAGGACCTGCCCGGATTCGTCGTCTTGCAAAGCGGCCCGCGTGGCCCTCGAGGAGGACCCGCCAACTGGACGCACGGCTTCCTTCCATCCATCCATCAGGGCGTGCCTCTGCGCAGCACAGGTGACCCGATCCTTCACCTCAGTGCTCCGGAGGACCTTGCATCCGCCGGCCAGCGCCGCGCCCTCGATACCCTGCGCGAACTCAATCTGGCTCGCATGATCGAAACCGGCGACCCCGAAATCGCCACCCGGATCGCCAATTACGAACTCGCCTTCCGCATGCAAACGAGCGCCCCGGAATTCGCCGATTTGCAGGGCGAATCCCCAGCCACGCTCCAACTCTACGGCGTGGATCGCGACCGCCCCTCCTTCGCGCGGAACTGCCTACTGGCCCGCCGCCTCGCCGAACGCGGTGTGCGCTTCATCCAGCTCTACCACGCGGATTGGGACAGCCACGGCGCCCCCGGCCAAACCCTTGAGGAAGACCTCGTCAAAGTGGCTCATGAGGTGGACCAACCCTGCGCCGCGCTGATCCGCGACCTCCACGCCCGGGGCATGCTTGATGATACTCTCGTCATTTGGGGAGGCGAATTCGGACGCACCCCCATGGGGGAAGTGCGCGAACGCACCGGACGCAACCATCACATCGAAGCGTTCACCATGTGGTTCGCCGGCGGCGGGATGAAGGCGGGCGCAGTCGTCGGCGAAACGGACGAACTCGGGTTCCACGCCGTTCAGGATCGCGCGCATGTCCACGACCTCCACGCCACCCTGCTCCACCTCCTCGGCATCGACCACGAACGTCTCACCTTCCGCTTCCAAGGCCGCGACTTCCGCCTCACCGACGTCCACGGCGATCTCCTGCCCAAGCTGATGGCGTAG
- a CDS encoding DUF1553 domain-containing protein — protein sequence MTTSTHCHRERVKVVLTQLAAWILILAGCRAAETARSNPHWAFEKPARPPVPRQAASFPLPSHPVDAWVQARIRHENLSPSPEAPRATLLRRLSLDLTGLSPTPEEVEQFVQDTRPGAYERQMERLLHSPHYGERWGRWWLDQARYADSNGYSIDSPRDIWPFRDWVVSALNQDMPFDQFTIWQLAGDLLPNRVHEGRPERVEPWIATGFHRNTQVNHEGGIDAEQFRVESVVDRVNTTATVWLGLTLACAQCHDHKFDPLTQREYYRFLGFFNSNENDGHGNPDLEAEHHLELGETNLLAKVSAQRQAWKDRTKELENWADRELKPRQPDWESLAVHRTSTNITPLVRDLLRIPPPARGPDQTALVWRTFRDQDPDYLRRKREVDQIKAAIPPVPRSLVMKERPEPRTTRLLIKGDFTRPGDPVEPGVPVLFRESISTPRPTRLDLARWIVSTNNPLTARVIANKVWLQYFGRGLVETENDFGLQSTPPSHPELLDTLAVEFMASGWSLKQLHRLIVTSATYRQDSSARGTSLQLDPANRWLARQSRLRLDAESIRDVQLQASGRLARKLGGPPVFPPLPSGLGVFTQHDRPWKTSEGSNRYRRSLYTHIQRTMLHPALTVFDAADSYQPCTRRLRSNTPLQALTLLNDPAFVEMARAFASRLWREQPHEADRHRIQRAFKLVTARPPAPAELAALLRLVSRERQDSLKVSTASGQPSTVPTSPRDPDIPDVVEARAWTQLCRVLLNLDETITRE from the coding sequence ATGACAACCTCCACTCATTGCCATCGCGAACGGGTGAAGGTCGTTCTCACCCAACTTGCCGCCTGGATCCTCATCCTCGCCGGATGCCGGGCGGCCGAAACAGCCCGTTCCAACCCCCACTGGGCTTTCGAAAAACCCGCCCGCCCGCCCGTCCCTCGCCAGGCTGCCTCCTTTCCACTCCCTTCGCATCCCGTCGATGCCTGGGTGCAGGCCCGAATCAGGCACGAGAATCTCTCGCCCTCCCCCGAAGCGCCCCGCGCCACCCTCCTTCGCCGCCTCAGCCTCGACCTCACCGGTCTCTCGCCAACTCCCGAAGAGGTCGAGCAATTCGTCCAGGATACCCGCCCCGGCGCGTACGAACGTCAAATGGAAAGGCTGCTCCACTCACCGCACTACGGCGAACGCTGGGGCCGCTGGTGGCTCGACCAGGCGCGCTACGCCGATAGCAACGGCTACAGCATCGATTCGCCTCGGGACATCTGGCCCTTTCGCGACTGGGTCGTCAGCGCCCTCAACCAAGACATGCCCTTCGACCAGTTCACGATCTGGCAACTCGCCGGTGACCTCCTGCCCAACCGGGTTCACGAGGGACGACCTGAACGCGTCGAACCCTGGATCGCCACCGGGTTCCACCGCAACACCCAGGTCAACCACGAGGGTGGAATCGATGCCGAACAATTCCGCGTGGAAAGCGTCGTCGATCGCGTCAACACCACCGCCACCGTCTGGCTCGGCCTCACCCTGGCTTGCGCCCAATGTCACGATCACAAATTCGACCCGCTCACCCAGCGCGAGTACTACCGTTTCCTCGGCTTCTTCAATTCAAACGAAAATGACGGCCACGGGAATCCCGACCTGGAGGCGGAACATCACCTCGAACTCGGCGAGACCAACCTCCTGGCCAAAGTCTCCGCCCAACGCCAAGCTTGGAAGGATCGCACCAAAGAACTCGAGAACTGGGCCGACCGCGAACTCAAGCCGCGCCAGCCCGATTGGGAGTCACTCGCAGTCCATCGCACGTCCACCAACATCACCCCGCTCGTCCGCGATCTCCTGCGCATCCCTCCCCCCGCCCGCGGACCCGACCAAACCGCCCTCGTGTGGCGTACGTTCCGCGACCAGGATCCCGATTATCTTCGCCGCAAGCGCGAAGTGGATCAAATCAAGGCCGCCATTCCTCCCGTGCCCCGTTCGCTGGTCATGAAAGAAAGACCGGAACCACGCACGACCCGCTTGCTCATCAAAGGTGATTTCACCCGGCCCGGCGATCCTGTCGAACCCGGCGTGCCGGTCCTGTTCCGCGAATCCATCAGCACACCCCGCCCAACCCGGCTGGACCTCGCCCGCTGGATCGTCTCCACCAACAATCCCCTGACCGCCCGCGTCATCGCCAACAAAGTATGGCTTCAGTATTTCGGACGCGGCTTGGTCGAAACTGAAAATGACTTCGGCCTGCAAAGCACCCCGCCCAGCCATCCCGAATTGCTGGATACCCTCGCCGTCGAATTCATGGCATCCGGATGGAGCTTGAAACAACTTCACCGCCTCATTGTCACCAGCGCCACTTACCGCCAGGACTCCTCGGCCCGCGGAACCTCGCTCCAACTCGACCCCGCCAATCGCTGGCTGGCCCGGCAATCCCGCTTGCGGCTGGACGCTGAATCCATTCGAGACGTCCAACTCCAAGCCAGTGGCCGGCTGGCCCGGAAATTGGGCGGACCACCCGTGTTCCCTCCGCTTCCCTCAGGACTGGGCGTCTTCACCCAACACGACCGCCCCTGGAAAACCAGCGAAGGTTCGAACCGCTACCGGCGCTCGCTCTACACCCATATCCAGCGAACCATGCTCCATCCAGCCTTGACCGTCTTCGACGCCGCGGACAGCTACCAGCCCTGCACGCGCCGATTGCGCAGCAATACCCCGCTGCAAGCACTCACCCTTCTCAATGACCCGGCTTTCGTGGAAATGGCCCGCGCCTTCGCCTCCAGGCTCTGGCGAGAGCAGCCTCATGAAGCCGACCGACACCGCATTCAACGAGCTTTCAAACTCGTCACCGCTCGTCCACCTGCCCCCGCTGAACTGGCCGCTCTCCTCCGCCTCGTCTCCCGCGAACGACAAGACTCGCTCAAGGTCTCCACCGCTTCCGGCCAGCCTTCCACCGTCCCAACATCGCCCCGCGATCCGGACATCCCGGACGTCGTCGAAGCGCGTGCATGGACTCAACTGTGCCGGGTCTTGCTGAATCTCGACGAAACCATCACCCGCGAATGA